Proteins encoded within one genomic window of Carassius gibelio isolate Cgi1373 ecotype wild population from Czech Republic chromosome A4, carGib1.2-hapl.c, whole genome shotgun sequence:
- the LOC127981105 gene encoding single-pass membrane and coiled-coil domain-containing protein 3-like, translated as MSWSDTFYPANPERREMLIRKNQELQNLMKNNFRATNQLIETLNKHLHLSFSPIDLNEKATVQENCDKIIGCIHEIQAEVEKIDRKLKEKLDPKLYEKLKDMNLSVHDLTQVVEHISKVLGIVGMASSILVVGLLFFGVDLIFQAIQGSIERDQLEKSLKEYDDALEEFRPASEKYQDSITYVRVRIEMIDE; from the exons ATGTCTTGGAGTGATACATTCTACCCTGCAAACCCTGAAAGAAGGGAGATGCTTATCCGTAAAAATCAAGAGCTTCAAAATCTGATGAAAAACAACTTCCGAGCCACCAACCAACTCATTGAAACTCTTAATAAACACTTACATTTGTCCTTCAGTCCGATTGACCTGAATGAGAAAGCTACAGTTCAGGAGAACTGTGACAAAATCATTGGATGCATTCATGAGATCCAGGCAGAAGTGGAGAAGATTGATAGAAAGCTGAAGGAGAAGCTGGACCCCAAACTGTATGAGAAACTGAAAGACATGAATCTGTCTGTCCATGACCTTACACAAGTTGTAGAGCATATTTCTAAAGTTTTAGGCATTGTAGGCATGGCTTCTTCTATTTTAGTTG TTGGGTTGTTATTTTTCGGGGTTGATTTGATTTTTCAGGCCATTCAAGGGAGTATTGAGCGTGATCAACTTGAGAAATCCCTGAAAGAGTATGACGATGCTTTGGAAGAATTCAGACCGGCATCTGAAAAATATCAGGATAGCATAACCTATGTCAGGGTGAGAATTGAGATGATTGACGAATGA